CAGCAACAGCAGCAGCAACACCCGTTGTCCGGCTTTCTTCATCCTTTCCTCTCCTTTTAGTCCATTGTTAGATCCCTAGATAAGATTAAGACGACAGAAATCCCCAAAAGTTGCCTTCACAGGCAATGAATATATCGATTATAGCAAAAAAACTTCTATTTCCGACACCCGGAAATAGAAGTTTTGTGTAAAAGATGCAAAGTTTACGAATCTCTTCACCGGTTGTTCATCATCTGCCGCATCAGCAGTATGAGAATTTAGGCGAACAGCTTGGCGGCATGGCGCTCTTCGTAAGCGGCAATTTCGTCCGCATGCTGCAGCGTCAGACCGATATCATCCAATCCCTGAAGCAGGAACTGGCGGCGGTGTTCATCCAGGTCGAACGAGAGATCCAGCCCGTAATCGTCCGTAAGCTTTTTGTTCTCAAGATCGACGGTCAGCTTGTAGCCTTCATGCTCTGCCGTACGGTTGAACAGATCATCCACCTGAGCCTCGGAGAGCTTGATCGGCAGGATGCCGTTCTTGAAGCAGTTGTTGTAGAAGATATCCGCATAAGACGGGGCAATCACTACTCTGAACCCGTAGTCCATAATCGCCCAAGGTGCGTGTTCCCGTGAAGAGCCGCAGCCGAAGTTGGCACGGGAGATCAATACAGAAGCGCCCTGGTAGCGCGGCTTGTTCATCTCGAAGGACGGATTGTCATTGCCCGCTTCATCAAAACGCCATTCGTAAAAAAGAAATTGTCCAAACCCGGTCCGCTCGATCCGTTTCAGGAATTGCTTCGGGATAATCGCATCCGTATCTACATTCACCCGGTCTACCGGGGCTACGATACCTGTTAACTTCTTGAATTCTTCCATTGCTGTGTCCTCCTGCTCTCTCGATTATTCTATGAGTTGACGGCTTCCGTCTTGTAGTTCCAGTCACGTACATCGGTGAACCGGCCTTTGATTGCAGCCGCAGCCGCCATGGCAGGCGAGACCAGATGCGTGCGTCCGCCGCGTCCCTGGCGTCCTTCAAAGTTCCGGTTAGAGGTGGATGCGCAGCGCTGTCCCGGCTGGAGAACATCCGGATTCATCGCCAGGCACATACTGCAGCCGGCTTCACGCCATTCAAATCCTGCTTCGGTGAAGACCTTGTCCAGACCTTCCTTCTCTGCCTGCAGCTTCACGCGGCCCGAGCCGGGTACTACAATGGCGGTAACCTTGTCGGATACCTTATGGCCCTTGGCTACTTCAGCCGCTGCGCGCAGATCCTCAATACGTCCGTTCGTGCAGGAGCCGATGAAGACATAATCGATCCCGATCTCGGAGATCGGCGTACCTGGAGTCAGGTCCATATATTCAAGCGCCTTCTCAGCCGCTTTGCGTTCGTTCTCGGTTGCGAAGTCCGCCGGGTTCGGCACAGCGGAGTTAATATCTGTACCCATGCCCGGGCTGGTGCCCCAGGTAACCTGCGGAATGAGCGTCTCCACATCGAATTCCACAACGGTATCGTACTGGGCGCCTTCATCGCTGACAAGCGTCTTCCAGCTCTCAACAGCAGCATCGTAAGCTTCGCCCTGCGGCACATACTGGCGTCCGCGCAGATAGTTGAAGGTAGTCTCGTCAGGGGCGATCAGGCCCGCTCTGGCTCCGCCTTCGATTGACATGTTGCAGACCGTCATGCGCTCTTCCATCGACAGCTCACGGATCGCTTCGCCTGTATATTCAATAACATAGCCTGTCGCAAAGTCAGTTCCGTACTTGGCAATCACGCCGAGGATCATATCCTTGGCTGTTACCCCCGGATTACGCTTGCCGGTGAAGCGGACCTCCATCGTCTTGGCCTTGGATTGCTGCAAACACTGGGTGGCAAGTACATGCTCCACTTCGCTGGTGCCGATCCCGAAAGCCAGTGCACCGAATGCTCCGTGGGTGGAGGTGTGGCTGTCCCCGCAGACAATCGTCTTGCCGGGATGAGTCAGGCCAATCTCAGGACCCATAACGTGGACAACACCCTGGTCAATATCGTTCAGGTCAAACAGCTTAACACCGAAATCCTGGCAGTTCTTCGAGAGTGTATCAATCTGCTGCTTGGAGATAGGATCGGTAATATTGTAACGGTCCTTGGTCGGCACGTTGTGATCCATCGTCGCGAACGTAAGTTCAGGACGGCGTACCTTGCGCCCGCTCAGACGCAGTCCTTCAAAGGCCTGCGGAGATGTAACCTCATGAACCAGATGAAGATCGATATAGATGATGCTCGGCTTGCCTTCCTCCTGATGGATAACGTGATTCTCCCAAATCTTCTCAAACATTGTCTTGTTGCCCATGATTTCACCTCATAATAATAGAATCGTACATTGATGAAGAGAGCGTGGAGTCTCTCTGGAATGCTCTAAATATAACATCAGTGTGTTTATAATTCCAAGATATGATTTCTATAGGGTTCATAGGTTATACTTATAAACAGATCATTAGCATGATAAAGGAGCTTAAGTATGGAACTCAGACAATTGCAATATACGCTGCAGATTGCGGCAGAGCGCAACTTCTCCCGGGCCGCCGACAAGCTGCATATTGCCCAGCCCTCCCTCAGCCAGCAGCTGTCCAAGCTGGAGAAGGAGCTCGGGGTGCTGCTCTTCCAGCGCAATACCAGCTCGGTGGAGCTGACCTATGCCGGGGAGAAATTCGTTGAACAGGCCCAGGTGATTATGGATGCCGTGGAGCTGCTGAGGCAGGAGATGTCCGATATCTCCCAGCTGCGCACCGGCCGTGTGGTGGTTGGCAGTATGCCAATTACGGGAGCGCATCTGCTGCCCCATGTCCTGCCTGTCTTCAAAAGCAAATATTCCGATGTGGACATTACCCTGCTGGAGGACTCGTCCATGAATCTGGAGAAGCTGACGGCCAGCGGACAGACGGATCTCAGCCTGCTCTCCCTGCCGCTGGAGATTCCGACGCTCGCCTACGAGGTGCTCGGCGAGGAACGGATCGATCTGGCAGTCCCGCCTGAGCATCCGCTGGCAGCGCGCGGGACGCAGGGGGTCCGCACGCTTTTGGAGGAGCTGAAGGATGAACCGTTCATTGTCCTCAAGAAAGGCCAGGGCTTCCGTAAAATGACGGTAGATCTGTGCCGGGAGGCCGGATTCGAGCCGCGGATTGTGTTCGAGAGCAATAATATGGAGACCATCCAGTCGCTGGTCGCCGCCGGTATGGGGGTTACGCTGGTGCCGCATTTCATCGCCCGGGCGCCCCGGAGCGAATTCGTGCCGGTCTACCTTCCGCTGGCGGAGCCGGTGCCCGGCCGCACCCTGGTTATTGCCTACCGGCGCGGACGGTACTTATCCCGTGCTGCCGAAGCTTTTATCGCAACCTTCAAAGACACCGTGGCCAGTCTCGCAGACGATTAACCCTGGTCTTAACCTGAAGAAAGGCTCAGGCGGCTGCAAAAATATTCTACAGACGCTCTTTGCAAACCCTGTGCCCCCATGGTATTCTAAAGGACAAATAGTGAAACGTGCAGACGGGACCAGTAAGAACAGGCAATGATCCGCGTGCAGAGAGTGAATTCCGGAAGGCTGGGAGAGTTCACCGCGGATGTCCGTTCCGAATCCTACCCCCGAGCGGCCTGCTGACTGCAGGACGGATACTCCCGTTACGAGAATGAAGTCGGATGAACCCTCATCAATGAAGGTGGTACCGCGGAAGTGAAACAGCTTTCGTCCTTTGCTAAGTCTTAGGATGGGGGCTTTTTGTCA
This region of Paenibacillus sp. FSL K6-1096 genomic DNA includes:
- the leuD gene encoding 3-isopropylmalate dehydratase small subunit; this translates as MEEFKKLTGIVAPVDRVNVDTDAIIPKQFLKRIERTGFGQFLFYEWRFDEAGNDNPSFEMNKPRYQGASVLISRANFGCGSSREHAPWAIMDYGFRVVIAPSYADIFYNNCFKNGILPIKLSEAQVDDLFNRTAEHEGYKLTVDLENKKLTDDYGLDLSFDLDEHRRQFLLQGLDDIGLTLQHADEIAAYEERHAAKLFA
- the leuC gene encoding 3-isopropylmalate dehydratase large subunit, coding for MGNKTMFEKIWENHVIHQEEGKPSIIYIDLHLVHEVTSPQAFEGLRLSGRKVRRPELTFATMDHNVPTKDRYNITDPISKQQIDTLSKNCQDFGVKLFDLNDIDQGVVHVMGPEIGLTHPGKTIVCGDSHTSTHGAFGALAFGIGTSEVEHVLATQCLQQSKAKTMEVRFTGKRNPGVTAKDMILGVIAKYGTDFATGYVIEYTGEAIRELSMEERMTVCNMSIEGGARAGLIAPDETTFNYLRGRQYVPQGEAYDAAVESWKTLVSDEGAQYDTVVEFDVETLIPQVTWGTSPGMGTDINSAVPNPADFATENERKAAEKALEYMDLTPGTPISEIGIDYVFIGSCTNGRIEDLRAAAEVAKGHKVSDKVTAIVVPGSGRVKLQAEKEGLDKVFTEAGFEWREAGCSMCLAMNPDVLQPGQRCASTSNRNFEGRQGRGGRTHLVSPAMAAAAAIKGRFTDVRDWNYKTEAVNS
- a CDS encoding LysR family transcriptional regulator, translated to MELRQLQYTLQIAAERNFSRAADKLHIAQPSLSQQLSKLEKELGVLLFQRNTSSVELTYAGEKFVEQAQVIMDAVELLRQEMSDISQLRTGRVVVGSMPITGAHLLPHVLPVFKSKYSDVDITLLEDSSMNLEKLTASGQTDLSLLSLPLEIPTLAYEVLGEERIDLAVPPEHPLAARGTQGVRTLLEELKDEPFIVLKKGQGFRKMTVDLCREAGFEPRIVFESNNMETIQSLVAAGMGVTLVPHFIARAPRSEFVPVYLPLAEPVPGRTLVIAYRRGRYLSRAAEAFIATFKDTVASLADD